The Sinomicrobium kalidii region TAGCCGTAAGTAAATGAAACACGGCCTTCCCAGTCCAGTCCTATGAAGGGCTTGAATCCAAGATTGTACGAATGGAAATCAGTGTAGGTATTTATATCCCCGCCCAGGATAATCCCGAAAGCGTTGTTCATCCACCCGCTTGCATGCAAACCGGCCCGGTTGTCAAAAGGATTGTAATCGACAGTCAGGGCTGTTCCGTGATACAGGCTTCCGAAGGCACAACGATCACCATTACTTTGCAGATAGGCCATGCCCAGTTCTGCAAAGGTATGATCCCATTGCCCGATTCCGGTAACAAGTGCCCATTTTTTATAGCTGTTATCCGGGAATACAATACTGTCATTGGCCTGCGCCTTGGCCAGGCTACAGCTCAAGATCAACAGAAGCACGGGGACAAAGTGTTTCATAAAGAAAGGATTTACCATACCGAATTACAGGGTATAAATATATGACAGTCTTTTATTCCTGTAAATAGGGGGAAACAGGGATTTATCACATTAAACGATTAAATCATAGAACGGAGGGCAACGAGTGGTTATTCCCGGGAAGGTTGTACAAAAAACATGACAGCATAAAAAACCCCCTCTCGGGGGTCGTGCTAAATAAAACCAAAACTAACCTTGTAACACTACACAAATATATAAATAATTTCTTACACTTAATGTAAATTATGCTTTAAATTTATTCGTGTGAGGTTATTTTAATGTTAAATCAGGAATTATGGTCTTCCGTACCTTTCTCCTTGAGTTTTTTGATGATCTCCCGGAAGTGATCTCCGGCAGCTTCACGTCCGCCCAGGCCATAGCTGAGTGCAATCACCACTGCAATGGCACCGAGAGTGAGTCCGAAGGCGAGATCAACAATTTCGTTGGCAATGCCCATGGTACGCAATGCAATGGCAATGAACAGTGCCAGTGATGCCCAGCGTACGATATTGGCCACAAGTTTATTGGCGTTGGATCGCGAAACCATTTTGTAAATGACCGAAGAGATGAAATTTCCGATCACGAGAATCAGTAGTCCGAAAGCGATCTGTCCCGTAACCTCCAGTAACTGGTGAAGTATATCCGACAGTTTGGTAAGCTCCAGCAAATCCACCGATGTAATGATACCAAAAAAGACAAGAAAAAAATAAAGGATATTAGCTATGATGGCGGACAGGGATTGTCCCGGACCAATAACGTTTTGCAATGCTATTTTTTCCGAGGCCTTGTCCAGTCCGAGGCTCTGCATAAGGTCTTTCAGGAAATTGATGAGGTATTTTCCGCCCCAGATAAAGATGAGCAGTACGGCAATGGCAACGATGATGTTCCCGATCATATCGGTAAAACCATAGAGGATTTCGTTTGCAGGCCTGGAGATGGCCTCGAGCTGTAATGCGTTAAAAGCCTGAATGAGAAAAGGAACGAATATAACAATAAAGATCACTTTTTTAAGGATGTTCACAAGCTTGTCCGTGTCCTTAAACCCTGTCTTATCCACGAGTTTATCGAGCAGGTTTCCTCCCAGGTTAATGAGATTGGCAATAAACTTTGCCAGTAAATAGCCTACAAAAGCAATAAGCGCCGCACCGATGAGGTTGGGAATATAGGAAAGGAAATCGTTGATCATATTCTCAACGGGAACCAGTACCTGGCTTACACCCAGCAACTCCAGTACTATCAGAAGGACAATGATCATTAAAATATAGTAAAAGATATTGCCTACAAAAACATTGGTGTTCTTTACACTGCGTCCCAGTAGTTTTTCATCCCATGAAGTTTTCCGGAGGAGTTTTACTATAATGGCCTTGACCCCCTTGGCAATGAGCCAACCTATGATCAGAAGCAACAGGGCTCCCAGCAGGTTTGGCAAAAAATCCGAGATCCTGTCGGCAAAATTTTGTAATTGATTTTCCATAATCAAAGTGCATTTTACGGTTAAAATTAATTTAATATGTAATTTCCTTATTATATGAGGGTAGACGGATTTGTAAATTAAGAATTTTATTTGGTAAAAGCAAGTTGTTTTCCTCCTGATATGAAGGGGAGAAAAAATATGATGTTTTTTATTTTGGTAAAATCAGTACAAAACATTTTTTTGTCTGTTTCGGGTGCTTTGGTATATTTGTTACACTTATTATGTTAACGATAACATTGTTTAAATGCTATTTTTTTTAGTTTAGAATCAATTATGTTGATATGGTATTTTGATTTTTCTTTTTAAATATTAATTCGCATATTCGTGTTTTGTTAACACTTAATTAAGTTGTTAATAGGCTGGGCACTATATTTTTCCGAAAATATTTTTTAAATAAGCGTATTAATCGCTCTGTTTATATCAGTTTTTTCTCGGTATAAATAGCGAATTTTTTATTTCATTTTTAGTAACACCAATCAAAATTTAAATTTATGAAAACAGCTGGATGTGCGGCCGTAAAGGCGCTATGGCAAAATGCGATCTGTATTTTGCTCGTGAGCAGTATGACCGGGTTTCTACATGCCCGGGAAGCTTCCTCTCCGGGAGAGGAAAGAACACCGTTTTTTTTGACTGTGACCGGACAGGTTACTGCGCAGACAGACGGGCAACCCCTTGCCGGGGCGAGTATTATGGAAAAAGGAACTACCAATGGCGTAGTTGCCGATTTTGACGGAAACTTTTCCATAGAAGTTACAGGCCCCGATGCCGTACTTGTCGTTTCTTACGTAGGATTTAAGACCCTTGAAGTGCCGGTAGACGGACAAGAAGTGGTTAATGTTGTTCTCATGGAAGACCTTGCTCAGCTCGATGAAGTAGTAGTGGTGGGGTACGGAGAACAAAAACGGGAAACCGTAACGGGTTCTGTGGCCACCATACAAAGCAAGGACCTGGCAAAATCCCCTACGGTGAACGTATCGAATGCCCTGGCCGGACGTATGCCCGGGGTGATCGCCACACAGGATAGCGGTGAACCCGGTGCGGATGATTCCAACATCCGTATTCGGGGGACAAACTCTTTCGGGGATAGCAGCCCTCTTGTGGTTATTGATGGAATCCCGGCAAGGCAGGGAGGTTTTTCCAGGCTTAATCCGGCCGATATTGAGAATATCTCCGTGCTGAAGGATGCATCAGCCGCCATTTACGGAGCCCGTGCGGCAAACGGGGTAATTCTGGTGACCACAAAAAGGGGGAGTACCGGAAAACCCCAGCTTTCCTATAGATATAACCTGGGTTTTGCCCAGCCAACCGTGATCCCCGACCTGGCCAATGCCTCACAATATGCCGAAATGAGGAATGATCTGGAAGTGTATAAGCTGCCGGTATCCGAATGGGGTAACGCAACCGCTGCTTTTCAGGAGACGGGAACCTATACCCGTCCGGGAGGCGGCACCGTAACCGCCCCGTTCCTGCCCGAGGACTTCGAAAAGTTCAGGGACGGTTCAGACCCCTGGGGGCACCCGGATACCGATTGGTTCGACGCTACGTTTAAGGACTGGTCAAAGCAGGAAAGGCATAATTTACAGTTCAACGGGGGGAATGAAAACATGAGATTCCTTACTTCCATTGGCTATCAGAACCAGGATGCCTATTACAGGAACTCCGCAACCAATTATAAACAATACGATATACGTATCAATCTGGATGCCAAGATCAGCGATCATATCACCACACAGATAGGAGTGCTGGGCCGGCAGGAAGACCGGAATTACCCCACCAAGCCAGCCAGTGCCATTTTCAGGATGCTCATGCGGGGAATTCCCACGAAACCGGCCTATTGGCCCAACGGACTTCCCGGTCCGGATATCGAATACGGGGAGAACCCGGTAGTGATCACTACCAGCCAGACCGGTTATGACAGGGACAGGAGGTATTATTTCCAGACCAACGGAAAGGTGGAAATAAAAATCCCGTGGATAGAAGGACTCAAATTTACGGGGACAGCCGCAGTGGATAAATACATCCAGCAGATTAAACGCTGGGAAATCCCGTGGTATCTCTATACCTGGCAGGGTGAATATGAAGAGGACGGGGAAACTCCCAAGCTTATCGAAGGTAAACGCGGACCGGCCGAACCGAACCTCAGGCAGGAAAACCAGGACCAGCTCAATATACTGCTCGGCGGTGTGCTTACCTATGACCGTACTTTCGGTGATCATGAGATCAACCTCCTTGCCGGAGTCAACCGGGAGACGATCAGGAACGACAATTTTTTTGCATTCCGAAGGTATTTTATTTCAACGGTTATCGACCAGATGTTTGCCGGCGGTGATGCCGAGAAAGATAATGGCGGTGATGCCTGGGAACGGGCGCGCCTTAATTATTTCGGCCGGGTAGGATATAACTACAAGGAAAAATACCTCGCCGAATTTTTGTGGAGGTATGACGGTTCCTATATGTTCCCCGAAGATAACCGTTACGGTTTTTTCCCGGGAGTGATGCTGGGCTGGCGCATTTCGGAAGAAAACTTCTGGAAGGATAATGTCCCTGTTGTAAACTACCTGAAACTCCGGGCTTCCTGGGGGCAGATGGGGAATGACAACATCTATTTCGATCACGATGATGACGGAGAAGCCACATTACAGGAATACCAGTATTATTCCACTTACGGTTTCGGTTCCTATATCGTAGACGGAGGAGTGGCCAAAAGCCTGTATGAGACCCGTGTGCCCAATACCATGGTTACCTGGGAGGAAGCCAATAACTATAACATTGGTCTTGACGGACAGTTGTTTGACGGCCGGGTGAACTTCGAATTTGATATGTTTCTGAATAAGCGAAACAGTATTCTGTGGCGAAGAAATGCTTCAGTACCGCAAACCACGGGGATGACGCTCCCGGCAGAGAATATAGGTAAGGTAGAGAACCGCGGTTGGGAATTCAACCTGGGATACAACGGAAAAGTTGGCGAACTGCAATACAACGTGAACGTAAATGGCGGTTATGCCAAGAATAAGATCAAGTTCTGGGATGAGGCTCCCGGCGCTCCCGAGTGGCAGCGATCTACCGGAAGGGCCATCAATGCAGAACTGTACTATATTTACGACGGCGTATTCCGGGATCAGGAAGAAATTGCCAACAATCCCCTGGACTACAGTGTTATTACCAACAGCCTGAGACCGGGAGATATGAAGTACAAGGACCATAACGGTGACGGAAAAATCACTCCGGACGACCAGGTGCGCAGGGACAGGAATACCCAGCCCACTTTTCAGGGCGGCCTTAACATAGGGGCACAATACAAGGATTTTGACCTTACTATCCTTTTTCAGGGAGCTACCGGAGGAGAATTACGGGTAGGTACAGACGAATCGGGGGCTATTGGTAACTACCTGCTGGACTTCTATAAAAACCGCTGGACAGTAGATAACCCGAGTAGTGTACACCCCAGGATTACCGATCGTAGTGATCAGTACTATTCCTTCGGGAATACCTATTGGCTGAGAAGCACAAATTATATCCGCC contains the following coding sequences:
- a CDS encoding mechanosensitive ion channel, which produces MENQLQNFADRISDFLPNLLGALLLLIIGWLIAKGVKAIIVKLLRKTSWDEKLLGRSVKNTNVFVGNIFYYILMIIVLLIVLELLGVSQVLVPVENMINDFLSYIPNLIGAALIAFVGYLLAKFIANLINLGGNLLDKLVDKTGFKDTDKLVNILKKVIFIVIFVPFLIQAFNALQLEAISRPANEILYGFTDMIGNIIVAIAVLLIFIWGGKYLINFLKDLMQSLGLDKASEKIALQNVIGPGQSLSAIIANILYFFLVFFGIITSVDLLELTKLSDILHQLLEVTGQIAFGLLILVIGNFISSVIYKMVSRSNANKLVANIVRWASLALFIAIALRTMGIANEIVDLAFGLTLGAIAVVIALSYGLGGREAAGDHFREIIKKLKEKGTEDHNS
- a CDS encoding SusC/RagA family TonB-linked outer membrane protein translates to MKTAGCAAVKALWQNAICILLVSSMTGFLHAREASSPGEERTPFFLTVTGQVTAQTDGQPLAGASIMEKGTTNGVVADFDGNFSIEVTGPDAVLVVSYVGFKTLEVPVDGQEVVNVVLMEDLAQLDEVVVVGYGEQKRETVTGSVATIQSKDLAKSPTVNVSNALAGRMPGVIATQDSGEPGADDSNIRIRGTNSFGDSSPLVVIDGIPARQGGFSRLNPADIENISVLKDASAAIYGARAANGVILVTTKRGSTGKPQLSYRYNLGFAQPTVIPDLANASQYAEMRNDLEVYKLPVSEWGNATAAFQETGTYTRPGGGTVTAPFLPEDFEKFRDGSDPWGHPDTDWFDATFKDWSKQERHNLQFNGGNENMRFLTSIGYQNQDAYYRNSATNYKQYDIRINLDAKISDHITTQIGVLGRQEDRNYPTKPASAIFRMLMRGIPTKPAYWPNGLPGPDIEYGENPVVITTSQTGYDRDRRYYFQTNGKVEIKIPWIEGLKFTGTAAVDKYIQQIKRWEIPWYLYTWQGEYEEDGETPKLIEGKRGPAEPNLRQENQDQLNILLGGVLTYDRTFGDHEINLLAGVNRETIRNDNFFAFRRYFISTVIDQMFAGGDAEKDNGGDAWERARLNYFGRVGYNYKEKYLAEFLWRYDGSYMFPEDNRYGFFPGVMLGWRISEENFWKDNVPVVNYLKLRASWGQMGNDNIYFDHDDDGEATLQEYQYYSTYGFGSYIVDGGVAKSLYETRVPNTMVTWEEANNYNIGLDGQLFDGRVNFEFDMFLNKRNSILWRRNASVPQTTGMTLPAENIGKVENRGWEFNLGYNGKVGELQYNVNVNGGYAKNKIKFWDEAPGAPEWQRSTGRAINAELYYIYDGVFRDQEEIANNPLDYSVITNSLRPGDMKYKDHNGDGKITPDDQVRRDRNTQPTFQGGLNIGAQYKDFDLTILFQGATGGELRVGTDESGAIGNYLLDFYKNRWTVDNPSSVHPRITDRSDQYYSFGNTYWLRSTNYIRLKNVELGYTLPAEIGDKIGISNLRLYLSGLNLATWSKIKVLDPESVNSTGQYYPQSRIVNMGVSVTF